Sequence from the Melospiza melodia melodia isolate bMelMel2 unplaced genomic scaffold, bMelMel2.pri scaffold_315, whole genome shotgun sequence genome:
acagtgtcacagtgtcacacacagtgtccccatgtcacctGGTTTGCCCAGGgggcagtgtcacacacacaggatGTCACACGCACAGTGTCACAcgcacagtgtcacacacaggatattgcacagtgtcacagtgtcacacacagtgtccccatgtccccgcagGTTCCAGGACGACGGTGGCTACGTGCTGTACCCGCAGATCGGTGACCGGGTGTGCCCGGGGGgggcagtgtcacacacacaggatgtcacacacagtgtcacagacagaatgtcacagtgtcacacacagtgtcacagtgtcacacacaATGTCACacgcagtgtccccatgtccccgcagGTTCCAGGACGACGGTGGCTACGTGCTGTACCCGCAGATCGGTGACCGCCTGGACCTGGTGTGCCGGGGGGGGCGGGCTACGAGTACTACAAGCTGTACCTGGTGGGGGGGGCGCAGGCGCGGCGCTGCCAGGtgcaggcgccgcccggccccgccccccccggccccgcccccacgCTGCTGCTCACCTGCGACCGCCCCCAGCGCGACGTGCGCTTCACCATCAAATTCCAGGAGTTCAGCCCCAACCTCTGGGGACACGAGTTCCGCCGGCAGCACGACTATTACATCATCAGTGAGCCGTGACGTCATCACCGGGGGTGGTGGCATCGTGGGGGGGGGGTGGTGATGTCATCCACGGGTTGGTGATGTCATTGGGAACAAGTGGAGGGGACGGGGGTGTTTGGTTGTGTTTAGGGTGTGCTGGTGATGTCATCAGGGTGGTGATGTCATAGCAAGGGGTGGTGATGTCATTGCTGGAGGGGGTGGTGATGTCATTGACAGGAGGTTGTGATGTCATTTGAAATGTGGGTGGGGTCAttggagaaaaggaggggagGGAGGTGTTGGAGGAGGGGTTGGGTTGTGTTTAGGGTGTGCTGGTGATGTCATCGGGGTGGTGATGTCATAGTGAGGAGTGGTGATGTCATCAGGGAGGGggtggaggggagggggcagctgtagggggggctttggggagggTCTTGGGGCTCTTTTGCTATTGGGAGGTCCCAGTGACGTGATTGGTTGTGATGTCATTGGATACGACGTCATCGGGCTATGATGTCATTGGGGTGTGATGTCATTGGGCATGATGTCATTAGGATGTGATGTCGTCAGAGAGGAGTGATGTCAATGGCGGGATGCCATTTGGGAGGTGACAGtggaagggcagggatgatgTCATGATGACGTAATTGCTACCACTGTGATATCATCCATGTACCAGGCCGTGATGTCATCAGAGTGGGCATAACATCATGGTGTGTGACATCATCAGAATGAGCGATGACATCAAGGGAAGGGAATGACCGTGGAAGGGGGTGTTTTATGGCAAGTGTGATGACATCACCGATGACGTCACCAACCCCCTCCCCCATTTCAGCCACGTCGGACGGGACCCCCGAGGGGCTGGAGAACGGCCAGGGCGGGGCGTGCCTGACGCGGGCCATGCGCGTCACCCTGCGCGTGGGACAGCGTGAGtgtggccccgcccccgccccgccccgcccctccccctAAGCCACGCCCCCCTCtcaccctccctcccctcccccacagGCCCCGGGGCGGAGCCTCCGCCGACCCGGACACAGGTAAAGGTGTGAGGGGGCGGAGCAGGGGGCGGGGCTTTGCTCACATAAAGCCCGCCCCTgactcctcccctttttcaggtccAGCCAATCAGACGAGCccgcccgggccgggcccgcccccCGCGCGGGAGGGGGCGGTGctgggggcggcggggggcggggccgcgctgctggcgctgctggggggggcggggggggcgcTCTGGTGGCGGCGCCGCCCCCGGAGAGCCCCGAAAACCCCGCGGGGAGGGGCGGGGCCCGCCAGGCCACGCCCACACGGGACAGGCCCCGCCCATCCACTGCGCGAGCTGCCCCTCccccccgcggccccgccccccgcctATTACAAGGTGtgagggggtgggggaggggcggaaGACCAAAATTGGGGAGGCCCCGCCCACAAAAATGAAGGACACGCCCCTTCCTGAAGCTCCGCCCTCTTGGGGAAAAGGGGAATGAAGGAcccaaaaagggaagaatttgccccaaaatgaacccCCAGGTGTGAGGGTGGGGCTTAACAAGGAGGCGTGGCCTGAATGAGGCATGCTCACCAAAGGGGCGTGGCTTAACACGCGTATGGTGCGGCCTAGGGGCGTGGTCAACCAAATATGGGCGTGGCTTCACCCGGGGAGGCGGAGCTTGAGCAGCTTTGAGGCGTCACCCCTGTGAAAGAGGCGGGGCTTGATGATTCTGTCCCCCCATTGGCAATGATGAAGCCCCGCCCACAGAAAAAGGTGGGGTCTCTTAGGCCACATCTccatggggaaagggggcgggcaTTCCCATCCCAGCAACATGGCCGCCACCAAGCTGATGATCCAGAGCTGATGTCATAGTGATGAAGAGGCGGGGCTTCCTGTGTGACGTCACACCGGGGGTGTGGCCTGACTGTGTGCCCACTGCTGATTAGACAGTTTTGTGCAATTGGCTCTGCCCCTTTCCTGTCAATCAAACAGGGTGGGCGGGGCTTGGGGAGGTTTTTGCGCCCTCTGGTGGTGGGGAAGGGACTGGAAAGGGGCGGGGTCACCTGGGGGGGCGTGTCCCACCTGtccggtgtcacctgtgtcacttgAGGCCCCAAATCTTTATTTTttcacccaaaccccaaaattttcccTTTCCAGCCTCGTGCTTTTGAGGCCAAATCCCTCAGTtttgaggaagaaaacaaaaatttttACCCAACCCCTGTCTTCAACCCAAATCATCACTTTTAGggtctgaaataattttttaatgtaaaaaagaTAATTTTTAGCATCAAAATCCTCTCTTTACCAACCTAAACCTTCATTTTTAAGGTCCAATCCTTCATTTTATTCCCAACTAATAATTCTAAAAACTAAGGCCTCACTTTGGACatgaatccccaaattcctgcatcCAAAACATCTTTAAAGATCCAAATTTCCTTTTACATATAAAAGATTCTTTTTCTGGCCCAAATTCtcaaattttttaaattaaaatttgaatttttagtgctCAAAACCTCATTCCAAATCCACATTTCTAGGACCACAATTATTAATTTAAGGTCTAAAGCTGCAATTTCCCTCATTTTGGAGGGAAATCCACTTTTTACAAGCAAACCTCCACTTTTAGGGTTTAACCCCTTTTTTGGACATAAAAAATCCAATTTTGGGCTCACAAACATCATTTTTAGGGCCAAAATCCTTCCTTTTTAAGACCCAAAATTACATTTTTGCGtccaaaatttcattttcagGGTGGAAATCCACAGTTTTAGGCTTCAAGCCCAAATTTTTGGGCCAAACGCTTCATTTTTAAGATTTTGAGGAGGGTTTAAACATTTTTGTGGGTACAAAAATTGAATTTTTAATGTCTCAAACCCCATTTTTTGTGCCAAAATTTTCATTTCAGGGTCTAAACCTTCACTATTGGGTCCAAATTCTCAAGTTTAGGCTCCAATCCCTCTCCTAAAGTTAAAACCACACATTTTTACACCCTATTTTAAGGACAAACCCTCATTTTTGGACAAAAATCTTATTTTTTGGATTGCAAGTCTTCATTTAAATGCCAATTCCTGTTTTTTTAGGAGTAGAAAACCTCATTTTTAGAGCCTTGTCCCACATTTTTAGGACCAAACATATTTTTGGGACCAAAACTTCTCTTTTGGACCCACCCCCTTTTCGGGTGGACGAAATGATTAATTTCAAGGCCAAACTTGCAGTTTTTGGACCAAAAATCTCATTTTTGGAGTGTAAATCCCAATTTTAGGCCTAAAATTTTGCATTTAGGTGCACATGCAGCAATTTTAGTGTAAAATCTTCAACTTTGGGCCCAAATTCTGCATTTTTAGAGCCCTTTGTGGTCTCCAGCCGTAATTTTTGGGTCATTTTAATTCGGTTTTGGGTCCAAATTTCCCTTTCCAAGGCCTCCACCTCCCCCCTCCCCTCAGCTccgctgttgccatggcaacgggcccGGCGCGCCCTGCCGTGACGTCACGGCGGAGCTGGCCAATCAGAGCGCGGCTCGGCCGTTGTTGCTGAGGGGCGGGCGGGGGTCACGTGACCCCGAGGGGGAGGCCGGGGGTCCTCGTGCAAGGGGTCACGTGATCCCCCGTGTAAATCCCGAATttctccccccaaaatcccaaaattccgcatttaaaccccaaatttccccacacAAATCCTATTTCCTCACACGAACTCCAAATTTCCTCATCCAAATCCCAAATATCCTCATttaaaccccaaatttccccgtgaaaaccccaaatttcctcaattCCAAATTTCCTCATCcaaaccccaaatgtccccatccAAACCCCGAATTTCCTCGtccaaatcccaaattttcccatttaaatcccaaatttccccacacAACCCCGAAATTTCCCCATTTAAACCCCGAATTTCCCCATTTAAACCCCAATTTTCCCCGTGCAAGGGCCGGGCACGAGGGTGGGGGTggtgggaggggtctgcagatCCCCCCCCCCAAGAGCCCCTCCCCCCTTGCACACGCGCGTGCCAGCCCCGCCCCTCCCTCTCCCCGGGCACCTCGGGGTTAAAttcggcccctcccccaccccgcgcccctcccccacccagccggaGCCTCCCGGGGGCGGGGCGAGGCCGAGGGGGCGCGGCCAAGCCCGGCGGAGGCACGCCCCCACTGGGCACGTGCGGTCCCGCGCgctgcccgaggggaggggggagcgcggggcggggctTGGCGGAGCTTCCGCGCCCTGATTGGTCGGCGTTGGGAAGGCGGTTCTGCCATTGGCTGGAGcgtggtgtccccagggtggccccgcccctggggtgccagggcgccccctgctggtccCAGTGCGATTCCAGTCCCAGTGCCCGTTTATACTGGTCCCAGTGCCAGCTTATACtggtcccagtgcctcccagtcccagTATCCTTCTGTACTGGTCCCAGCACCGCCTCATACTGGTCCCAGTGCGCTCCCAGTCCCAGTGTCGCTGTGTACTGggcccagtgcctcccagtaccaGCTTATACTGGGCCCAGTTTGTCCAGTGCCATCCTGTACtggtcccagtgcctcccagtcccagTGTCGCTCTGTACTGGTCTCAGTACCAGCTTATACTGATTCCAGTGCCTCCCAATGCCACCCTGTACTAGTCCAGTGACAGTCCCCAGACCCTCCATCACACTAGACTGGGCCCAGTACTTCCCGGTATGGTTCTATACTGGTCCCAGCGCCCGTCACTGTTATCTCATCCtattccagtccatcccagttcatcccagttctgtgccagtccatcccagtctgatTCCAGTCCTATAGCAGCCCAGCCCCGCCACCTCCCACGACATCTCAGAccccccccagtccctctcagtcaCCCCAGGccgtcccagtcccccccagtctctctcagtccctcccagttccccccagtccctcccagtctcccCCAGCCGCCGCCGCGGTGGCGTGGCCTCGCAGCGGAGTGGGCGTGCCCCTCTGCGGGGCGTGGCGCGCGGTGGGCGTGCCCTCTCCATATATGGGCGTGCCTCGCGCGCGCCCTCCCTCCGTAGGCGTGGCCAGCGCTCCCTCATCCCCTTTGTGGGCGTGTCCCGGCGGCTCGGAGGGCGGTCCCTCCTCGGTGGGCGTGTCGCGGCGGTGGGGGCGTGCCCATCTCCCCCCTGTGGGCGTGCCCGGGGGCGTgtccggggcgggcggggcgcgcgGCTCTCGGGTCCTTTGTTTGAGCGAGGCCGGAGCCGCGGAGCCGCCgcagcgccggggccgggccgggacccccgggagcccCGGGACCCTCCCGCACCCGGCACCCGCCGGGACCCCGCCGGCACCCCACGGACacaccggcaccggcagcgccgcAGGTACCGCTGAGGGACGAgcggcgggggcagcgcggccggggcggccgggccgcggcctgaggggaagggaaggggggggtgtgtgtgtgtgaggggtgAGGGCGGTGGGGAGGGGGCTGAGGGGCGtggggggggtggggagggggtgtcaggtgaggggggtgggggggaggtGAGGGGGAATGAGGGGTCTGGGGTGGGGGGGGGAGTGTGAGGGAAATTGGGGGGGGTTGGCGTGAGGGGAATGGGGGGGCTGGGCCgagggggggctctgagggggaatttgggggtgggcTGAGGGAAATGGGGGGGGCTGGGGTGGGGGTGAGGGGTGCGGGGTGAGGGGGGAGaactgagggggatttgggggggtatGAGGTGCGTGAGGGGGAAACTGAGGGGAAACTGAGAAAATTGAGGGGTGCGGGGTAGGGGGGGGGGAACTGAGGGGAATTGGGGGGGTCCGGCTTGTTTGGGGTgaactgagggggttttggggagggggcatcaaacctgagggggaatttggggggtttgagGTGCGTGAGGGGGAAACTGAGGGGAAATTGAGAAAATGAGAGGTGTGGGGAGAAAACTgaggggaaatggggaggggggagcaCGGCTGAGGTGATTTCGGGGGGTCAGGCCTGGTTGGGGTGAATTGAGgcgattttggggagggggcgtcaaacctgaggggaatttggggggcttTGAGGTGCGTGAAGGGAAACTGAGGGGAAATTGAGAAAATTGAGGGGTGTGGGGGGAAAActgaggggaaatgggggggggTCCGGCCTGGTTGGGGTGAATTGAGGGGGGGGTGTCAGCATTGGGGTGAATTCAGGGGATTTTGTGAGGGGCCTTCAAACCTGAGGGGAAGTTTGGGGGGGTCTGGCTGAGGGGGATTTGAGGAGGGGTCTGGGTTAAGGGGGGGTAAATTGGGGGGGGTTTGAGGTGGGCAGGTAAAATCTGGGTAAAATTAAAGAGGTTTGGGTTTAGGGGAGGGGAAGTTGAGGTGAAATGGGGGGGGTCAGATGTGAGGTGAAattggggtttttgaggggttTGGGGAGAATTCAGGTGAAATGGGGGGCGGGGGTCTCACCTGGAGGGAGTCAGGAGAAAATtgaggtgaatttgggggggggtCCTGGCTTTTTGGGGGGGTCAGATTGAGGTGAAATTGGGGTATTTTGTGGGGGTCAAATATGAGGTGAAATTGGGGTTTTTGAGAGGAAACTGAGGTGAAATGGGGGTGGAGGTGATTTGGGGGGGTTCTGGctcttttggggtgatttgggggggtCACATTGAGGTGAAATGGGGGGGGTCACACCTGGAGGAGTGAATTGGGGGACCAattaaattttggggtttttgcgaCTTGGGGGGTTCAAACCTGAGGTAAAAGAGGGGGGCAAAGCTGAAATAATGGGGGGGggtaaatttgggatttgggggggggggtcagggctgaggtgaatttgggggggCCCAGGTGTGAGATAAGGGGGGGGGTGGCGggcaaatttaaattaaaatttgtgagtttggattttgggggggagggTCCAGATTTGGGGAGGGGATAAAGCTGAGGTAAATATGAAAAATTGAGGGGGGGGTTCTGCCCCTCCCCAAATTGATTTGGGGGTGTCTGGGCTGAGCTAATTGGGGGGCTCTGACTCCCCCGCCatgtgtggattttggggggggtcacTTGGGGTGAAACCCTGCCCCCCCCCAAATGAATtcagggggggattttggggtgaatttgggggagtttggggtctTAAAGGGCCAGCACAACTTTGGGGGGGCACCTTTAGTGACCCCAacccctctgtgcctcagtttccctgttttGGCGGTGTCCCTCTTgtttattttgggggggggggggccacAGGAaagttttggggttcaggggaggGGTTGAGGTgtcaaggggggattttggggggctctgggaggtttgggggtgtcaggagaggatttgggggtgctgaggggtctgggggggttttggggggtctcagcgagggatttggggattttggggggtgtgGGGGGGTTTGAGGTGTTTttagggaggttttggggtgtctggggggGGTCAGGTTGTACTTTGGGGGGCTCAGAAAGGGGGGGGGGGTCAGGCTTTGCAGCTTTATTGGGGTGTAGccccctcctgagccccccaaaatgcacctgggacccccaaacacacctggaacccccaaaGTGCACCTGGGACCTCAAAACTCACCTGAAACCTTCTCCAAATacacctggaacccccaaaatatATTGGGGAACCCCAAAAGGCACCTGGGATCCCCTCAAAagcccctgggaccccaaaatgcaCCTGGGAGCCCCAAACTCACCTGAAATCCTCCCCCAAAtacacctgggaccccccaaaatgtaTTGGGGAACCCCAAAAGACACcggaaacccccccaaaaccgcACTTGGGACCCCCCTAAATGCACCTGGGACCCCCAGAATTGCACCTGAGACCCCCTAAACGtgtcagggacccccaaaatgcacctgggacccccccaaacacacctgcccccccccccc
This genomic interval carries:
- the LOC134434058 gene encoding uncharacterized protein LOC134434058 encodes the protein MVALCCTRRSVTACTWCARGGQCHTHSVTHRQYHTYTMSHIVTHNVTHCHTVPAGFWMPVVTSCTLRSVTACTWCARGGSVTHTGCHTQCHRQNVTLSQCHTQCHTSSHCPRRFQDDGGYVLYPQIGDRLYLVCPRGSVTHTGCHTHTVTVSHPQDVTQCHTQDVTHTGCHTHSVTHRILRTVTVSQCHTQCPHVTWFAQGAVSHTQDVTRTVSHAQCHTQDIAQCHSVTHSVPMSPQVPGRRWLRAVPADRPGGAGYEYYKLYLVGGAQARRCQVQAPPGPAPPGPAPTLLLTCDRPQRDVRFTIKFQEFSPNLWGHEFRRQHDYYIITTSDGTPEGLENGQGGACLTRAMRVTLRVGQRPGAEPPPTRTQLRCCHGNGPGAPCRDVTAELANQSAARPLLLRGGRGSRDPEGEAGGPRARGHVIPRPPPRWRGLAAEWACPSAGRGARWACPLHIWACLARALPP